The DNA sequence TCCAATTTGAAGTAGGGCTCGAAGATTTCGGCATACTGTGGTAAGAAGCAACCTGTCTTTTTGCTGTAACAGGTCGCAGCTTTTGCACGGGTACGATAATTTTTATCTACATAAAAAGCTACACTTTTGTGAACTGCCATGTCCTCTTCAGGAAGATAATAATAATCCTTATAATTGGAATAGAAATACTTTAATTCACCCTGATATATTTTGACTTTAAGTTTGACCTGATTCTGAAAGCCGGTGAGATAAATGTCCTGAAAACCAAAGGAAAAACGTTTTGGTAAAGGAAAAGTGGTGTTTAAGTTAAGGTGAAGTTCTAATGCGTGAGAACCTTCATATTCTTCATAGGAACATTTTTCAAACCCAGTTACTTCAAAGTTTCCTTCAAAAAGCTGGACATAGGAGAGGATTGGTAATAAGTCAATCATTCCGGTTACATCCTCGTAATTATGAAGACGAAGTAGATTGAGGGCATCTTCAGAAGGAGAGTTTACATAACTGTCATATACGTTAATCAATTCTCCGCCAGAGTACATATCTTCCCTTTGAAGTCCAAGAAAGTGTTCAATGGTTTTCTGCTTTAAATTCTCCAATTTTAAAATATTTTTGTATTTTGAAAGAGACTTAAAAATATCAAGATATTGAAAATTACAAAATGGATCTAATAGTTTGTAATGCTGGAATCGTTCTTGTAGATAAGGGATATCAAAACCAATTCCGTTAAAAGTAATCAAAGTATTGTAATGTGTTAAAAGTGCTGAAAAAGCATTTAGAATTAGCTTTTCTTCGGAAGGATTTTCTGCAAAAAATTGCGTAGTGCATACGACATTTCCTTTTCTTGCGGCACAGCCAATTAAATAGACATGAGTGTGTTTTGCGGAAAATCCGGTAGTTTCAATATCAAAAAAAACAGAAGACTCCGAAAAGAGTATTTCTGTGATAGGATTATCCTTATTAAATGGAATTTCGTTTTGCCAGGTTTTCATAAGCTAAAAATATCTCCTTTCTCGATAAGTATAACATATTTTGAGTAAGGTTCAAATATCTATAAATACAATTAATAGTATAAATAATACAAATAAATATAAAAAAATACTAGTGCGCATGTAAAAAAGTACAAAAAATCAGTGTTATTAAATAAAAATTGTGGTATAATTATAACGATAAAGTTATTCGTGAAGAACGTAAAGTTTTTCATAGAGTAACAAATATAAAAATCATACATTTTATAGAGAAAGTGGGGCACAGAAAATGGGTTTAATGACATTTAGAGGTGGCGTTCATCCACATGATGGAAAAGAATTTTCC is a window from the Roseburia sp. 499 genome containing:
- a CDS encoding ribonuclease H-like domain-containing protein — its product is MKTWQNEIPFNKDNPITEILFSESSVFFDIETTGFSAKHTHVYLIGCAARKGNVVCTTQFFAENPSEEKLILNAFSALLTHYNTLITFNGIGFDIPYLQERFQHYKLLDPFCNFQYLDIFKSLSKYKNILKLENLKQKTIEHFLGLQREDMYSGGELINVYDSYVNSPSEDALNLLRLHNYEDVTGMIDLLPILSYVQLFEGNFEVTGFEKCSYEEYEGSHALELHLNLNTTFPLPKRFSFGFQDIYLTGFQNQVKLKVKIYQGELKYFYSNYKDYYYLPEEDMAVHKSVAFYVDKNYRTRAKAATCYSKKTGCFLPQYAEIFEPYFKLEYHDKVLYFEMTEDFTDSPEAQKKYSLHLLKYLLNAKL